A stretch of Candidatus Polarisedimenticolia bacterium DNA encodes these proteins:
- a CDS encoding efflux RND transporter periplasmic adaptor subunit, producing the protein MRHRWLGSSMLLLIVLGTAGALTVWKLASDQASAAETASQPEPMEAVTVAVAKEVEHLRTTTSIGTVLALQSITLRNELPGTVRQVGLVPGEIVETGRVLVALDVSVEEADLQAQQAQASLAQTVLERVQRAGETGAVSRTEVDRALAERDVALAQIARTRAIIARKTIRAPFRSRVGIADLHTGQYLEEGTVLTTLQAVDEHANIDFTVAQQVAAGLHEGDPVEVLADGAASPITARIVAIDARVDPATRNAMVRARFRMSPGGPLPGASVRVQVPIGEPIQAISIPASALRRGPAGEQVFVIAPDDKGKMRARARQVESGPGLGDQVLIQKGLAAGEQVAAGGSFKLRESLLVAVVEDPASVSTTKN; encoded by the coding sequence ATGAGACATCGCTGGCTGGGTTCTTCAATGCTGCTGCTGATCGTCCTGGGGACCGCCGGGGCGCTCACGGTCTGGAAGCTCGCTTCGGACCAGGCCTCGGCCGCCGAGACCGCGAGTCAACCCGAGCCGATGGAGGCGGTCACCGTCGCCGTCGCCAAGGAGGTCGAGCACCTCCGGACCACCACGTCGATCGGAACGGTGCTGGCGCTGCAATCGATCACCTTGCGCAACGAGCTGCCCGGCACCGTGCGCCAGGTGGGACTGGTGCCCGGCGAGATCGTCGAGACCGGACGGGTGCTGGTGGCGCTGGACGTCTCGGTCGAGGAGGCGGACCTCCAGGCCCAGCAGGCCCAGGCCTCGCTGGCCCAGACGGTGCTGGAGCGCGTGCAGCGGGCCGGAGAGACCGGCGCGGTCTCGCGGACCGAGGTGGATCGGGCGCTGGCCGAGCGCGACGTGGCGCTGGCGCAGATCGCGCGCACCAGAGCAATCATCGCGCGCAAGACGATCCGCGCGCCGTTCCGCTCGCGGGTCGGCATCGCCGACCTCCATACCGGGCAATACCTCGAGGAAGGCACCGTGCTGACGACGCTGCAGGCGGTCGACGAGCACGCCAACATCGATTTCACGGTAGCGCAGCAGGTCGCCGCCGGATTGCACGAAGGCGACCCGGTCGAGGTGCTGGCCGACGGCGCCGCATCCCCCATCACGGCACGCATCGTCGCGATCGACGCGCGCGTCGACCCGGCCACGCGCAACGCCATGGTGCGGGCCCGCTTCCGGATGAGCCCGGGCGGGCCGCTGCCGGGAGCCTCGGTGCGGGTCCAGGTCCCGATCGGCGAGCCGATTCAGGCCATCTCGATCCCGGCGAGCGCGCTGCGGCGCGGACCGGCGGGCGAGCAGGTCTTCGTCATCGCCCCGGACGACAAGGGAAAGATGCGGGCGCGGGCCCGCCAGGTCGAAAGCGGTCCGGGTCTGGGCGACCAGGTCCTGATCCAGAAGGGGCTCGCCGCGGGCGAGCAGGTGGCGGCGGGCGGATCGTTCAAATTGCGCGAATCGCTGCTCGTGGCCGTGGTCGAGGACCCCGCGTCCGTCTCCACGACCAAGAACTGA
- a CDS encoding efflux RND transporter permease subunit, which yields MRNFTDIFIKHPVLAAVVNLVLVLVGWRALSTLPIQQYPQIESSSVVITTVYYGASAETVRGFLTTPIERAVSAIGGVDYVESSSRAGVSTVTVRLKLNHSSTAALAEVTARLQQVRSELPAEAEPPAVEVQRADRPYGTFYLSFNSKERTVPQITDYLLRTVQPQLATLEGVQRVTNTEGGRQLAMRIWIDPDRLAALNLSPGDVQAALRRNNYLAAVGQTKGNQVQINLLANTDLRSVDEFANLIVADRGGAIVRLQDVARVELGSEEADLVAKYNESEGVYLGVWPLVGANELDVASRLRAEMERIRPTLPKDLEMRLVWDGTMFMRNALEEISKTLVETMLIVGLAVFLFMGSIRTALVPLVAMPVSLVGAAIVMYAAGFSLNLLTILAIVLSVGLVVDDAIVVVENVERHVREGKTRIQAALIGARELVGPILAMTITLAAVYTPIGFQGGLTGSLFLEFAITLAAAVVVSGLVAVTLSPVMSSRLVHARGAEGRLTRLVNHGFEAVRRIYVKMLDGALGMRASIVAAALLIMAAAWPLYSLSRKELAPVEDQSHISFFFQASPDASLKAVDAESRKVVRAVTALPEAQFMWSLTSSWGGFGGMVAKDWKERSRSTEEMYGQVYQTVSQVPGLRVFPRLDPPLPTPGQYDVELVLQSDAPPEQMLESVGAVLDAGWKSGKFLYVDTDLKIDLPEARVVIDREQVADLGLDLAGVGRELGTLLGGAYVNRFNFHDRSYKVIPQIGEEGRATLAPLLDLKIKTPGGQLVPVSTFTHIEPATAPRVLNRFGQRNSVRVFGGVRPGITKEEGLRVLETAAGAAGGTGIGMDYAGESRQIRREGSALTVTLGFAVILIYLVLAAQFRSFRDPLIVLLGSVPLAISGALVFSFLDLTTINIYSQVGLITLVGLIAKNGILIVQFANTLQARGLAKMAALREAASTRLRPVLMTSAATVFGHFPLVLVHGPGAQARNSIGIVLVAGMAVGTLFTLFVVPVFYSLIAAQHAPSPVEAEAERLDREAGEAAAAPAGLVSAPAWSGGGN from the coding sequence ATGCGCAACTTCACCGACATCTTCATCAAGCACCCGGTTCTCGCCGCTGTCGTCAACCTGGTCCTCGTCCTGGTCGGCTGGCGGGCGCTCTCGACGCTGCCGATCCAGCAGTACCCGCAGATCGAGAGCTCGTCGGTGGTCATCACGACCGTCTACTACGGCGCCAGCGCCGAGACGGTACGCGGCTTCCTGACCACCCCGATCGAGCGGGCGGTCTCGGCCATCGGCGGCGTCGACTACGTCGAATCGAGCAGCCGCGCCGGAGTGAGCACGGTGACGGTCCGGCTCAAGCTGAACCACAGCTCCACGGCGGCGCTGGCCGAGGTCACCGCCCGATTGCAGCAGGTGCGCTCCGAGCTGCCGGCGGAAGCCGAGCCGCCGGCGGTCGAGGTGCAGCGCGCCGACCGCCCCTACGGCACCTTCTATCTGAGCTTCAACTCCAAGGAACGCACGGTTCCGCAGATCACCGATTACCTGCTGCGCACCGTGCAGCCGCAGCTGGCCACCCTCGAAGGCGTGCAGCGGGTCACCAACACGGAGGGCGGGCGGCAGCTGGCGATGCGCATCTGGATCGACCCCGACCGCCTGGCGGCGCTCAACCTCTCCCCCGGCGACGTGCAGGCCGCCCTGCGCCGCAACAACTACCTCGCGGCGGTCGGCCAGACCAAGGGAAACCAGGTGCAGATCAACCTGCTGGCCAACACCGACCTGCGCTCGGTGGACGAGTTCGCCAACCTGATCGTCGCCGATCGCGGCGGCGCCATCGTGCGGCTGCAGGACGTGGCGCGGGTGGAGCTGGGCTCCGAGGAGGCCGACCTGGTGGCGAAGTACAACGAGTCGGAAGGCGTCTATCTCGGCGTGTGGCCCCTGGTCGGGGCCAACGAGCTGGATGTGGCTTCCCGGCTGCGCGCCGAGATGGAGCGCATCCGCCCCACGCTCCCGAAGGACCTGGAGATGCGGCTGGTCTGGGACGGGACGATGTTCATGCGCAACGCGCTCGAGGAGATCTCCAAGACCCTCGTGGAGACGATGCTCATCGTCGGTCTGGCGGTCTTTTTGTTCATGGGATCGATCCGGACGGCGCTGGTGCCGCTCGTCGCCATGCCGGTGTCGCTGGTCGGCGCGGCGATCGTGATGTACGCGGCCGGGTTCAGTCTCAACCTCCTGACGATCCTGGCCATCGTGCTGTCGGTCGGGCTGGTGGTCGACGACGCCATCGTGGTGGTGGAAAACGTCGAGCGCCACGTGCGCGAGGGCAAGACGCGCATCCAGGCCGCCCTGATCGGGGCGCGCGAGCTGGTCGGCCCCATCCTGGCCATGACCATCACGCTGGCCGCCGTCTACACACCGATCGGCTTCCAGGGGGGGCTGACCGGCTCGCTGTTCCTCGAATTCGCCATCACGCTGGCCGCGGCGGTCGTGGTCTCGGGGCTGGTGGCGGTGACGCTGTCGCCGGTGATGAGCTCGCGGCTGGTGCACGCCCGCGGCGCGGAGGGGCGGCTGACCCGTCTGGTCAATCACGGCTTCGAGGCGGTGCGGCGCATTTACGTGAAGATGCTGGATGGCGCGCTCGGGATGCGCGCCTCGATCGTGGCGGCCGCGCTGCTGATCATGGCCGCCGCCTGGCCGCTGTATTCGCTGTCGCGCAAAGAGCTTGCCCCGGTGGAAGACCAGAGCCACATCAGCTTCTTCTTCCAGGCCTCCCCCGACGCTTCGTTGAAGGCGGTCGACGCGGAGTCGCGCAAGGTCGTCCGCGCCGTCACGGCGCTGCCGGAGGCGCAGTTCATGTGGTCGCTGACCTCGTCGTGGGGCGGCTTCGGCGGCATGGTGGCGAAGGACTGGAAGGAGCGGTCGCGCTCCACCGAGGAGATGTACGGACAGGTCTACCAGACCGTCTCCCAGGTCCCCGGCCTGCGCGTCTTCCCCCGCCTGGATCCTCCCCTGCCGACGCCGGGGCAGTACGACGTCGAGCTGGTGCTGCAGAGCGACGCGCCGCCCGAGCAGATGCTGGAATCCGTGGGCGCCGTGCTGGACGCCGGCTGGAAGAGCGGCAAGTTCCTCTACGTCGACACCGATCTGAAGATCGATCTTCCGGAGGCGCGCGTGGTCATCGACCGCGAGCAGGTGGCCGACCTCGGGCTGGATCTGGCCGGGGTAGGGCGCGAGCTCGGCACGCTGCTGGGCGGGGCCTACGTCAACCGCTTCAACTTCCACGACCGGAGCTACAAGGTGATTCCGCAGATCGGCGAGGAAGGGCGCGCCACCCTGGCGCCGCTGCTCGACCTCAAGATCAAGACGCCGGGTGGCCAGCTGGTGCCGGTATCGACCTTCACGCACATCGAGCCCGCCACTGCTCCGCGGGTCCTGAACCGCTTCGGCCAGCGCAACTCCGTGCGCGTGTTCGGCGGCGTGCGCCCCGGAATCACCAAGGAGGAAGGGCTGCGCGTCCTGGAGACGGCCGCGGGCGCGGCCGGCGGCACCGGGATCGGAATGGACTACGCCGGCGAGTCGCGCCAGATCCGGCGCGAGGGCTCGGCGCTCACCGTGACGCTCGGCTTCGCGGTGATCCTCATCTATCTGGTCCTGGCGGCGCAGTTCAGGAGCTTCCGCGATCCGCTGATCGTACTGCTGGGCTCGGTGCCGCTGGCGATCTCGGGCGCGCTGGTCTTCAGCTTCCTGGATCTCACCACGATCAACATCTACTCGCAGGTGGGGCTGATCACGCTGGTCGGGCTGATCGCGAAAAACGGCATCCTGATCGTGCAGTTCGCCAACACGCTGCAGGCGCGCGGCCTCGCCAAGATGGCGGCATTGCGGGAGGCAGCCTCGACGCGGCTGCGTCCGGTGCTGATGACCTCGGCAGCCACGGTGTTCGGGCACTTCCCGCTGGTGCTGGTGCACGGGCCCGGGGCCCAGGCGCGCAACAGCATCGGCATCGTCCTGGTGGCCGGCATGGCGGTGGGCACCCTGTTCACTTTGTTCGTCGTGCCGGTCTTCTATTCGTTGATCGCGGCACAGCACGCCCCCAGCCCGGTGGAAGCCGAAGCCGAGCGGCTGGATCGGGAGGCAGGCGAAGCCGCAGCGGCGCCGGCGGGACTGGTCTCGGCGCCGGCCTGGTCCGGTGGAGGTAATTAA
- a CDS encoding Os1348 family NHLP clan protein, which produces MSQRNVEIVIGKLATDEEFRRRFEAGREETLLELTYTGMHLTPVELRALLDLDSGACRLFAKRLDARLQKVSLRKTAS; this is translated from the coding sequence ATGTCGCAGCGCAACGTGGAGATCGTGATTGGCAAGCTGGCTACCGACGAGGAGTTTCGCCGGCGCTTCGAGGCCGGCAGGGAAGAAACGCTGCTCGAGCTGACCTACACGGGGATGCATTTGACGCCCGTGGAGCTGCGCGCGCTGCTGGACCTGGATTCCGGCGCGTGCCGGCTATTCGCGAAGCGCCTCGATGCGCGCCTTCAGAAGGTCAGTCTCCGGAAGACCGCATCTTGA